One Salvia splendens isolate huo1 chromosome 1, SspV2, whole genome shotgun sequence genomic window, gattacttacaaggagtgtgtagaattaaagtttgtagtttgtattatagataggggctttgtatttgatcacacctctctctctatatatatatatatatatattccacgTACTTCTGATCATCTGCGATGTTCTTGGATGGAAATGTTCAAATGAAGAACACTCCACCACTAAAGATCTATCTATGACATTGTAGAATTTTTTGATTAAGAGTgttctaaaataaaattatacagtAAGTACTAGATGCATACATTAGCAACCAAAAGTTGGATATTATCCTAGAAATCAAATCAATTAatagtactttttttatttaattattaatattatttgataGTAAAAATAAGGAAGGTTGTGAAttggaaaaatgaaaattaaaacaTGTGGAAATGCCCAAGGTAAATGTGATtctgaatttaattattttatagtattatttactagtataaaattatttttcgtggacatgACTAGctattattttgtaaaaatcaacTGACTATTATCTTAAGCAAGGTTTATTGCAAACTTGGTATTAGGCAAATTAGAAAATgaggagtattaaatttttaatgtcATTACTTGTAAAAAAAAGATGCCTAAATAGAATCAAATAAGGTGCAGAGAGCGTAACCAGAAATTATTCCCCGTTTGGCTTTTGCAACTCTCCGAACCCATCGATTCCGATGCATGCGGCCATGGCAGTTACGTCTCCCTCCGCCCCCTTTGCTTACAACTGCAGGCTCCACAAAACCCTAGATTCCTCCtgttcttcttcctcctccgccTCTGCCCCTGCCCTCTCACGCTCTCCTCTTTCTCCTAAGGTTCAATTATTCTTTCCACTCTCTtcgattatatatatattttggttATGAAGCTGCGCTTTTATTGTTGCTATTGGGGATTATGATCATATCGTGGCTTTTCTGCAGGTCTCGAGCTTATTCGGCACTCGGATTTCGGTTTTCGGTACAATCAATTGGGTGTTTCCGTCCTCATCATATCAGCTTCGGCGTAGCTCACGCTCAACTTGTTGTCCAGGTAAGCCTAGGGTTCGTAtatgttgtttgatttgtgtgaaAGCCGCGTTTGGTAAAATgacttttttttgtgaattttgatAATTGGCCGCATATGATGAACTGATTGAGCTATGTCCTCTAGTTTATTGCAGGATGAGTTTACATGAAATCTAGTACCAAATTGTTTTATGTAATTATCGAGATGATAAAATTACTAATGACGTCTTTAAACTCCAAACAAATGAAGGTTTTGTTGACCTTCAGTTTGTAATTTATTAGTATGAAAATATAATGAGAAGGGAGAACTTGCAATGTTTTGTCAAAATCACAACCATTCAACTGAGAATAATTGTGGTGTTTGTGCTGTctgtttgtgtgtgttttgttaTCTGTTATGTCATCATAATGTAAGAAAGATATTGTTTATTTAGATAGTTGGCTATTTACTGGTGTGATATGATAATTCCTTTAATATGTTCTGGCATGaactataatttttttggttgtGGCCATGTTTGAATAATTCTGTCTTCATTTCCTAAATATACTGTAGCGGTACTAATGTATATATCTTTGCAATGTCTGTGCAGGAATAAAGGCTGTTGCCACTCCTGATTCGGCTGTGAAATTGCCTTTGACAGCAGAAAATGTTGAGAGTGTATTGGATGAGATCCGACCCTATCTTATTTCGGATGGGGGCAATGTTGCATTGCATGAAATTGATGGAAATGTAGTCAAACTAAAATTACAAGGAGCATGTGGATCGTGTCCTAGTTCCGTAGTGACAATGAAAATGGGCATTGAGCGGCGTTTAATGGAAAAGATTCCTGAAGTTATTGCAGTGGAATCAATACCAGATGAAGAAACAGGGCTAGAGCTGAATGAAGAGAACATAGAGAAGGTAAATACTTTTTTAACATTTATTATTCTCTGTCCTTTTATTTTGCTAAAAGTAGTAGTACTCTCTGTAAACTAAGTTTTAGCTCATTGAAAGTGATAATAGTATATGTGGCTTATCAAGGTTGACTGAgtgatatttatattttgaaatatgttttGAGTCATGAGCTGAGTCTTATTTTGGATAACTGCTAGCCTTATGTTTTGAGCTTCATATTGGTTTCAGTGGCTCTTGTAGACTATAAATTCTTAAATTGACATGCAGTGATCTCTGTTAAAATTATGGAGTACCATTTAAGTTTTCCCTTGAACGGTTAGAAGGTGAAACTTCAGAGGAATTCATTTCAATGCCCTAATTGTTTGCAGAGTGGCTCCTCGACTTGTCATCTGTCCTTTGCCATTCTCTATCGTTTATTTTACACTCTTCATATTTCCATATCCCCGGTCCTTTTAACTAAATATACACATCTTTAAAAACCTTATTAACCATATCTTCCTTTTAAAAGGAACTAAGCAATGTATTTACAACAtacatttttctttataaagCTCCTACCTCAAATGGCTATTATTATATCAGAATGAGTTTATCGTCTCCAGCCttaacttttttacttcatatCTGACTGTTACTCATCATTAGCAAACACCATAGCTTTCTGCTCGGTCCCTTGCTCTTGAAGCATATAAATCAGCCTGCTTTATCTGCCGCATAGACTTGAGCCCTAAAATTCTTCatctatatttttcttattttatttttatgaaataccAGTTAAAGTGAGAGTTTTCGTCAAACAACAAACTGCTGAAAATAAATGCgctaatttcataaaattacatttttggTTCCTACTTGCTGTTCCACCCTTGTTACTACCTCTATACTTCTAAGAATGCATCTTCTTCATTCTCAACCAATAGCTTTGACTCATGGAATTAGCTCCTGCACCAACATGGTATTTTGAGCACCAAATGATTTAGATTGACCATATCAAGTTGCCAAATTGGCCTCGGTCAATCACTCTTCTTACAATATTTCTGTATGAAAGAGCCCTATACCACCTACACAACACTATCCCTACTGAAAAGACTTGTTTCAGTCGGACATGAAACCACTAGAAAATAGAATGCTGGAGAGCTTAAGCCTTCTATCAGAGAAGAAAAAAACACTTTGAAGTTTGACACCAAGTATCCTGTTAAACAATGAAAAGAAATGAGGACAGTGCAGGATGTAGCCCATGGTGTGATTGGACAAATTCCAGAATGGAAACTGCTTGTGTTGTGGATTACTTCAAGCATTCCAACCAGCAGGAGGTGTTAGAGACACTGTACTATGAGTGGTCTTAGTTATAAGAAAATCCTAACAATCAATATATCACTTCATAACAGTGTCCCGTTTCCAACTTGCCATCACAATTTAAACTTCTAGAAGTTTAGTTCTGCCTGACAGCTCCAACATAATCCCCAGCTACAAAAATAAGATGTGAGGTTTGAGCTAAAaactatttttatattgtatGAATTGGTTTTGGCCTGTACCATCCGGATCAACTAGTCTCCAGCACAGAGGCgaatatttcaaataattatatttgtgGCTGAGGAAATAAGAAGTCATTCTATATATTGCAGTCCGAAAAAGTTCTATTACTTCTTTGTGGGGTTTAACTGATGATTTAAGATAATTTTCTGCTGCCACTGAGCTAAGTGGCATGGAGATCACATGATTGGGATCGGTATTGGGTTTCGATATATATTGCTTGATTGTTAATTGTTATGTGCTAGAATTTTAGAAGGTGGATATCGTCCTGTAAATCCTGGGCGACGGAATGCCAATATATCCAAAATTTTGAAACATGGATGATCTTTCTCTAGGATGTGTTATAGTTATACCTCTAGAAGTGGGCAAACTTGTTCCAAGAAGTTGAGGAAGAGGTTAATGAGGTCTTATTCCTTGACTACAAGATTCATTTCTTGGTTTACTTCTAGTAGCACCAAAATACGAAGAATATCATTTTTTCGCACCAAGAGTTTTGGATTATGCCATTAAGAATATCATTTTTTTCGCACCAAGAGTTTTGGATTTTGCCATCTAGAATGTCATCAATGCTCATATATGTATTTTAAACATTATTGTCACCATTTTATTCCAATTGGATAAAGGACTAATGTTGGTAACTTCTCCTTTAGGTGCTTGAAGAAATAAGACCTTACCTCATTGGAGCTGCTGGTGGGGATTTGGAACTAGTAGAAATTGAGGAACCAATAGTCAAAGTGCGAATATCAGGTCCTGCAGCTGGTGTAATGACTGTTCGGGTTGCTGTAACCCAGAAACTTCGAGAAAAGATTCCATCCATTGCAGCGGTTCAGCTTCTGTCGTAGATACATCTCAAATGGCAATCATGTCTCTGATGCCCAAAATATAGAGAAGAAGGCAACTAGGTACCATGATACCGTGCAATGAGTGATATTTAAATATgcaaaacaatttaaaaactgCATGGTGTATCTACATATGTCACTGACTGTTGTTTACATTGTGCCATTAAGAAATTTGTGCTGGTTTGTATTATGCATAAGGCTGCAGCAATCTCTTCCCTTTCTCTTCAACGTGAAAtctgttaaaaaaaataatatgctTCTCAGCATCGCTATGGAGGTTGATAGTGTATACTGTATATTGAAACGACCCAACAGTGTATTATTCCCCAAATGAGGAAATAATTGTCATTCGCATTCGATTCTCTCtcatttacatatatatagtgtATCCTTGTCTTTCATCTCATATTTCATTGAGCATACAATACAGCATATGCAAATTACAGATACAATCTGAATTACCATATATTCTCGACACACACATCCACAGAAATAACGTTGTTTCCAAATCAGATGGTAACAAAAAAGGACATATTCATCCTTTCACAAGAAACAGAAAAAAGAAAGTGATGATGAAAATGTTTTTCAGACGGTTTTCTACCGAGGTAAAATTACATGGAGCAACAATGCACCTGAAGTCTCTTTAAAAGCACGGATAATACAGTGATCAGGCAACAGTTTTGATACAACAAGAGATGATTTAActaattctataaataaaattaaataacagAATCCGTTGGAAACAATTATTTCGAATCAACTTCACCAAGCAATGTTGATAGGTCATATAACTAGAGCCCCAAGACTGAAAGAAGGTGACGCCATCTTGGGGTTTCCTCATCGAAGATGTAGGTCAAAGGTGAAATAAGAACTCCACTACCTCCAATCTGCACAAGAGAATGTGTTCAAGTTGGAAATTCATCAAACGGATTGGAGACTATCCAGTATCAACATATGGCATCGAGCAGGTAAACAACACATATCGCTGAGCTGGTAGTACAGATCATCATGCAAACAAGACATCATTTGATGCAGGTTTTAGAAGTCATAAGAATAGGGTGTGGTGTTGGTGGCAAGATATTATCTCATCCAGAAGAAAGACGGTACGATGTTCGACAGAAACCAAGAGCAAACCTTGCCGACAACTAATACATGCACGAGTATAGGTTGATAGAAATAGGATTAAAGATTGTTGCTCACCATCCTCAGCTGCTGAACAGATTTGTACAGAGCTTTCTTTGGCACACAAATAACTATAGCATAATAATCAGCAGCTACCTTCCCATCACGCTTGCAGAAAACTGGGCTAATAGTAGGTCCCTGTATACAAAATGGCATGAAACCAAGTAAGATGCTTTCATACAGATAAAATGTGTTATTGCATTATGTGTGCATAGGACAAGCAAGCCGGACCTCCAGCCCAGATAATGATGGTTGGCTTAAAACTCGCTCAGCCACTTCCTCTGCACTGCTTCCACGCATGTTGGCGGTTACCTGTCATGGGAACCGTAAATAAAAGACTACAATGCAACAAATAAGTCAACATCAAGAAAGAAACAACTCGTACCGTGAACTGACCAACAGCTTTTAAATGTGCTTCCAGTCTTTCCAGCATTTCGTGAGTTATATCTAGCACACCTTTTCGCTGAATCAATGACTTTCTGCTGGCGACAAGTACAGCCTGAAATGATAAACCAAGGTCAAAGGAGATAGTGTGAACAGCAACACTGGCATCCAGGATGAGTCCACCTTACCTGACTTTCCACGATGACTCCACCTTGAATTTCTTTCAGATTATTTTCTCTCAATGTGGTTCCACTACTCACAAGGTCCACAATGGCATCAGCTATCCCCATCTTGTAGGGGGTGAAAGGGAGAAAAGCAATCAGTATTTATTGGTTGAAAGCATTGTGATGCTGCACTAAAAATCCATAGACACAATACAGGACATATATAGAAGCAATTTAAACATAAGTAGTTTAATACAGCTCACAGAGGCACAACAAGGAATAATCAACTCATAATAATACAAACCGCTAACAAAGATCAACTATTCAGCAGACATCGCAATGATTAAGTGAATGCTTTCACTAACAAACTATGTGCGATTGGTGCATATAAACTTATGATTATGATTTTAAGAAATGGGCAAGTAATGTTCGAGGTTGCTCAAATATATTCCTAAGGTCCACCTAGTAAGAAAACTGTGAATTCTGAGATTCTTCATGTGCTTACCATATCACTTTAGAACATAATGAAACTTAATTAGGGTTTGTCTCTACCCCAATTCTCTGACGGTTGATTTAAATGTAGGGAATGCAGCATTCTCGGAAATCAACATACACTTTAAGATGATCATTGTGCTaattataaattcaaaaaaCACCATATTATGGTATCCTGCTGCAGCTTGAATCATGAGAAAGATAACAATGCCAACTCAAACATAACGTACTGGTGCTAAGTAAACAGCCCGTGCTGTAAATAAACAACAAAAGTCAGTTGCTGCATTAGTTGTGCAGTTGTGCTGATGGAAACTAAAAGGGCTGTTTTTCACTTATAAAGACAACTTTTAAGGACAGAGAAAAACTACAAGGCTTTTTCTGATGAGTACAGTAGCTATTGGGTTATATCTGCTTTCCTTTTGCTTAAATCTTACAATTAAATTTGACAAGAAACTGTATTCCAtgaaaatactatttcaaacttctagcaataaaacaaaattgagTAGATCCAACCCATTTAATTATAACTAAAGTATATCCATGAGGCAGGCTTCAATCACTAACCCCACGCCCCTCTAGAGTTCAACTTTGagcaaaagaaaaacaaatgagCCTCATGAGACTACATGATCTTAGAGGTTTTAGGTTCACGTGACAAACAATGTGTGTTGCTGCAGATTGCAGAATCACTAATATGGATTGGACTTCTGGAAAATCAAGTATTACTACTTGTTTTCATATACATTTCACTAAGCACTCTGTAACCTCTGGTCCATATAGGAAGCAGAGAGAATATATGCATGCATATATGcatatttaaaatagaaaagggAAAGAATAGCAAAACCATAAGCAAATTAGAAACGTGGAAAAGGAATGTGGAAAGAAACCAACAAATATGAAGTAGCATCATCATACACTATCACAAACAAAGTTTATTACTTACAGCAGGAGCTGCTTCCAAAGCACCATCAGCAGTTGAGAATGTTACATGACTGAGACCATTATCTTTCATGAACTTAGGACCCAACTGCATGCAAAATTCTTGGTTAAGCATAATCTTCTGTACTGAAAGAAAATCATaaatagaaaaaggaaagggaaaaaagaaagataaagaatGAGAATTTTCATATAAACCATACATATGTGAAGCCAGTGGCAATTCTTAGAGGTCTTTCAGGTGTCCACTGTGGCATCTCAGCTAACTCTTTCAACGAATTTATATTCTCAAATATGCCGTACTTGGGAATCTAACACAGAAAAGGGATATTTTCCATGGTATGAGAGCTTAAATAACAGGAGTTTGCACATTGGTAGCACAACAATAAGCCATTTACTTACTGCTAGAGATAAACGGCAATCTCCGTAGTCTAGAGAGTCATGGACAAGAATGAGATCTTCATTTCCCTGAAAAGTATGCAAATGTTGATTATCAAATCCAAGGTACAACAAGTTGCCAATCCAAATCAAGAAACGCGCATTAAGATAATTAGAGAAATGCCCATCAATGAGGCTAAGTTTTACTTCATGCATATACTAGTATCAGATAAAGGATAAATCAAGCAAGCTTGAGCAAGGAAGACTGTAGGGCCTTATACTTAATGAGCACATTATTAAGAAAACCAGAGGACGACACCATAACTTACCTGTCCAAATTCCAAGACAGTGTCCAAGCCTACAATTCCAAGGTCCAAATCTCCAGATACCAATTTCCTCACAACATCTTTAGGGCGTTGAAACCAAACTTCCAAATTTGAAATCTGTAATATAAAGTAGCCAAACTTAGTTACACTATAAACGATACATATGTGTGAAGAGTGAGAATTTTCATATAAACAAATGCTAGGATGTATAAACAAATATAGACTCTTTAGAGGTTATTGTTTTAAGTCAACAATACATTGACACATCAGGTCTTGAGTTAGTACACTTGACAAGAAATATATGGCATGATTGACTACCTTTCTCCAACAAGAGAAAGTCCACCCATCAGATGAGAGACTACATTGGTTCAATTGTGAGAAATACTAATATATGGAGTATCATTTCTACACTACATGTTGAGATAGTAGGACTTAATATGAGTGTACAGTCCTAATGCACAAGCTCTCCATAGTTTTGCAAGCACATATATTCGACATACATATGCATATTATGATTAATATGTCATGCAAAGGTTTCATATTTCAAAACAATAGATCTAAGACATTACAGGCTCTTAAAACCTATAGAAGTTAAGGTCAATGTAGGCTTGACCACCCCAGTAAGCTAGCGATGAGAAAGAGAAATTTGCTAAGCAACATTTTGAGAATACTAGTACGAGGACCAAAATTATGGGTTGTGTCATGTTCAGGTTTTACTTATAAAATTTGAGAAAGATAAGAGTATAGTTGTAATCctgataagaaaaaaaatatagcaATAAAAAAAGGAGTTGAGTCATTACAAAGGGATTGGTAATCCCCAAAAAAAAGTAGGGAAAGGGGATAAGATATTTATATGAAACATTGTGCAATAGAACTTTCAATATTGATCCAAGGCCCTTCACCCAATATCATCCTGAATTTATGACTTCAACTCCTTCAATTGACTTAAAAAAGAGCACAAAGGGAGACAAAGAATTCAATAGGATTTTGTGGTGACTGGTGAGAAAGAGATGTGATATAATGGGGATATAGTGCAGATAACAATTCGTTAGTCGCCTAGCACCTCTAGAACGGCCCCTTATTGAATGATGAAATCATTATATAAATTGCGATTGATCTTCCATGGATTTTGAGGATTAGTGCTACCAACAATGTATTCATCCCATTTTTTGCCACATATTTGCTTTCAATAACCCTACACCACATAGAAGTATTTTATTCTTTTGGAATTACCACCACTATTTCCCAATACAGCGTCATCTTTTGAAATATATTTGCAATACACTGTTACCCAATTCTTTAGGTCATGCAACCACTTATTAAAAGACATGTTGAGAATGATTTTTCCATCAAAATCTTATTCTTACTTTCCATCAACCTTGCTACTCCTTTTGACAGCCAAACTAATGAAAGAGATAAACAATTGGTTAAAAGCTTAAGACAGTTTGCATTAGCGTCATCTGGACAGATTGCACCATCTCTGACAAGTAGGCCTTCTCGGCCCAGCTAGCTTTATGTAAAACATACTCAAAGTTAGGTAAATCATCCAATGATTACCTTCCAACAAAACCCCTAATTATCACCCGCTGCACAACCATCATGTTTATCGAATTTCTGAGGTTGTTTTCCTCCACATTAATGCCCAATCACACTATTATCCATTCCCAATTGCAAATAGTTACTTTGAGACCTGTCTTTACCAACAATCAGACCTTCTACCGGTAACCTACTTGAACCTCAAACCAAGGATAATGAGGATCATATTGCCTCAATGTCCACCACCCCCCTCCAGAAAAACATTGTCAGATGTGATATTCATATGAAAGGAACGTGCTCTACAAATATGTAGCTTACAAAAGGTAAACATAAGGTCCCACAGGTATTGATTCAAACATGAATTTTAGTTAGCAACTACTCCATACAAACTGAACGAAACATTGCTATAAGTCTACCACagaaacaaaacaaacagaGAGACATGAGGTTAAGAGTGACTAGCAGAGTAAAATGCTTGCATAAATTCCCAAACAGGTTAATCAAAATATCCGACAAAGAAAGTAATCGCACCTGAGGAATTTCTGCCACATACTGCCGCGGATTAACCTGCCTCACCGACAATTGACAATCCTTCACGCCCAACAACACAAACAAAAGGATAAAACGCAATCAAAATCATCACATGAAATACACAGCACTACAGTAGTAATTGAATTTATGTGTGTGATTGTTGTCATTACCTTGAGAAGGTCGAGAGTGTCGGTAGCCATTCGGCCTTTACTCGGCAGGCCGAGGCGGACTTCATTTCTGTCGTGAGACCTCTTCTCCAGGTTCCCATTAACCACGGCCGCCGGCGACGCGAGCGAGCAGCATGAGACGGTGAATTTCACTGCGACGGGGTTGGGCGAAGAGGATGAATTAGGGAAATGCGGAATCGATGGGCACTGCAGGAAAATCATCCGCCCCACAGACATTTTCCGGTTATCCTCTCTCTAAATCCTCACAGCGTTTTACAGCAGATTTTGTTTGAGGGTAAGAGTTGTGTCTCAGTGTGTGCGTGTTAGTGAGTGAGTTagtgagagagaggagagatcAATGGCCGCCGCAGCAGAGATGATTATTGGGTGCGGGGAGGCGTACGATTAGAATCTCGataaattaattttcattttaccaGGAAATTCTACTTTACTGCATTTGGAAATTAAAAATGACTGTCATTAAATGCATTCATTCACTTTCATCCAATAATGATTATTTTAGTCAAATCATGAATGTACTTTCTAAATGACATAATCCTTGTAACCTTCTTTACATAGTATATCACATGTTGGAGAAGTATTTTGGTCACTACGAATTTAAATTCTAACGTTTAAGGATCTAAAGCTAATTCTCCCGGTTTTGGGTTATAGTCAATTTAATTGAGGTACTATTATTTATCAGTAGGCAGTGTTCAACATGTATCAATAAATTGGGAAGGATAAAAACTTGTATTCTGATCCCTATAACTGAAGATGATTTGCAAAATATAACTGATGTGGCAATTAAAAACGACAATGTTTCCATCAAATTGATGTTTAGCAACTACCGCTTAGAATTTtagaaaatgtaaaaattatATCCACGACATCATGAAGTCCTTTTTTTTGTCTTTACCATTTCTGATTTCGTTGTTTAATTATTTTCCAGCATAAAGGATTCAATTACCACTAGAATAAATATGTAAAACACTTGCAAAGTGTCTAAATTGAATGGAAAATATAGAAACAATTTGATTTTCATCAACAGCTACAACCGAGTTTATGTAAGGTGAATAAAATGTGCATTAATATCCATGATATGGATGTAAGGGTAACCACAAAATAGCACCGCGCCCGCAGTGGTGCATCCACAGCCGAGGACCTGACTGCGCCGGGTGGGAGGACATCGGGATGAGAAAAGGGGCTATCTAAGGCCCGACGAGCAAAATAATCTCAACATGCATAAATCGATATGTGCTTATTACAATCCCATACTTTTACGTTCGATTTTCGGTCAACCCAATCTGATTCGAAAATTCGAACTTTTGTGAAAAATGAGTTCGATCCAACTGAATTTTCTACAAGTTCatatccaaataaaaaaatccaaaattacatgAAACATcagtaaattttaatttaatttcttcttagtctaaataaaaatttaaccaGTCTTACATAATCAGACAATTATAATCACTCTAAAAATCTAAAACTTTATAAACTTTCTAATAATTTagtttagaaaaaaaaacatacaccATTTAATTAAgtacataaaaatttaaattctaaataaataaattggatGGAAGGAATGTCTTCCGATTCAATT contains:
- the LOC121749346 gene encoding nifU-like protein 2, chloroplastic, which produces MHAAMAVTSPSAPFAYNCRLHKTLDSSCSSSSSASAPALSRSPLSPKVSSLFGTRISVFGTINWVFPSSSYQLRRSSRSTCCPGIKAVATPDSAVKLPLTAENVESVLDEIRPYLISDGGNVALHEIDGNVVKLKLQGACGSCPSSVVTMKMGIERRLMEKIPEVIAVESIPDEETGLELNEENIEKVLEEIRPYLIGAAGGDLELVEIEEPIVKVRISGPAAGVMTVRVAVTQKLREKIPSIAAVQLLS
- the LOC121749334 gene encoding ATP phosphoribosyltransferase 2, chloroplastic-like, encoding MSVGRMIFLQCPSIPHFPNSSSSPNPVAVKFTVSCCSLASPAAVVNGNLEKRSHDRNEVRLGLPSKGRMATDTLDLLKDCQLSVRQVNPRQYVAEIPQISNLEVWFQRPKDVVRKLVSGDLDLGIVGLDTVLEFGQGNEDLILVHDSLDYGDCRLSLAIPKYGIFENINSLKELAEMPQWTPERPLRIATGFTYLGPKFMKDNGLSHVTFSTADGALEAAPAMGIADAIVDLVSSGTTLRENNLKEIQGGVIVESQAVLVASRKSLIQRKGVLDITHEMLERLEAHLKAVGQFTVTANMRGSSAEEVAERVLSQPSLSGLEGPTISPVFCKRDGKVAADYYAIVICVPKKALYKSVQQLRMIGGSGVLISPLTYIFDEETPRWRHLLSVLGL